The Deferribacterota bacterium genomic sequence AAATTATCAACATTGACAGGACATCCGGGCAGATTAACAACTGGCACATTATTAATGATGTCATCTACACCTTTTGCCATAGTTGGGTTAGGATATGCTGCAGGTATCCCACCATAGGTCGCGCAAGTGCCTACTGCTACAACAACTGCTGCGTTGCCACCTACTTCTTTCAATGTATTAAGTGCTGTTTTGCCAGCAACAGTACAATACACACCATTTTCTGCTGTAGGAATTGAACCTTCAACTATGCATATATATTTACCTCTATATTTTTCAAATGTCTCATCTTTTGATTTTTCTGCTTGTGTTCCTGCCCCAGACATAATAGTTTCATGATAATCTAATGATATATACTCAAGTATAAGCTCTCCAGCAGATGGACTGTTAGCTCTAAGTAAAGCTTCAGTATCTCCTGCGCAATCTTGAAATTCTAGCCATATAACAGGAGGTCTACTGTCACTTTCTAGTGCTTCAGCAATTTTTGGAGTAAAAATAGGAGGCAATCCTAAAATTCCAGAAATAATAGTACAATATTTTATAAAATCCCTCCTATTAATATTAAAAAGTTTGCTTTTAGTCTCTTCCATCTATTTCCTCCATAAAATATTTTTAAAAT encodes the following:
- a CDS encoding hydrogenase small subunit encodes the protein MEETKSKLFNINRRDFIKYCTIISGILGLPPIFTPKIAEALESDSRPPVIWLEFQDCAGDTEALLRANSPSAGELILEYISLDYHETIMSGAGTQAEKSKDETFEKYRGKYICIVEGSIPTAENGVYCTVAGKTALNTLKEVGGNAAVVVAVGTCATYGGIPAAYPNPTMAKGVDDIINNVPVVNLPGCPVNVDNLTATIVHYLIFNAIPALDNFKRPRFAYGKRIHDNCERRAHFDAGQFVEKWGDSGHRSGWCLYKMGCKGPETFHNCPTVRYNDGLSWPVMAGHGCVGCSEPAFWDTMTPIYKRLPNVPGFGVEASATKIGAAVVGISAAVFGIHGIVSAIRHRDFVKKKTKEYEEKIDD